A window from Triticum aestivum cultivar Chinese Spring chromosome 6D, IWGSC CS RefSeq v2.1, whole genome shotgun sequence encodes these proteins:
- the LOC123144478 gene encoding uncharacterized protein codes for MPMERSVSLAERSTAAAAAPANDLRCHSASYAVSYAPTKVQRARSTTSLSRPVAATAVQRSGSTRTVSGAGPTPGLNLRCYSASYAASYKPFSDGAAQAKGPNAATTTAATWSSTGRRSLNLRSYTPSFSALVDNEAPAPAPAKTDEAEAELQRKKRLVAYKVYDVEGKVKGSVRRSVKWIKVKCSRAVYGW; via the coding sequence ATGCCAATGGAGAGGTCGGTGTCGCTGGCCGAgaggagcaccgccgccgccgccgcgccggccaacGACCTCCGGTGCCACAGCGCCTCCTACGCCGTCTCCTACGCGCCCACCAAGGTGCAGCGCGCCAGGAGCACCACCTCCCTGTCGCGCCCCGTGGCGGCGACCGCCGTGCAGCGGAGCGGCAGCACGAGGACCGTCTCCGGCGCCGGCCCCACCCCGGGGCTGAACCTCCGGTGCTACAGCGCCTCCTACGCGGCCTCCTACAAGCCTTTCTCCGACGGCGCCGCCCAGGCCAAGGGGCCCaacgccgccaccaccaccgcagccacctGGTCCTCCACCGGCCGCCGCTCCCTCAACCTGAGGAGCTACACCCCCTCCTTCTCGGCATTGGTGGACAACGAGGCCCCGGCCCCGGCCCCGGCCAAGACGGACGAGGCGGAGGCGGAGCTGCAGAGGAAGAAGCGGCTGGTGGCCTACAAGGTGTACGACGTGGAGGGCAAGGTGAAGGGGTCGGTGCGGCGCAGCGTCAAGTGGATCAAGGTCAAGTGCTCCCGCGCCGTCTACGGCTGGTGA